In Bdellovibrionales bacterium, the following proteins share a genomic window:
- a CDS encoding TerC family protein, with protein MMDFIFTVEGLTALATLSVMEIVLGIDNIIFISILVSQLPSVQQKKARSLGIFLALFLRLILLFSITWIMGLKDPFFTLFEKSFSGRDLILLGGGLFLIFKSTIEIHNKVERSEEVPSVHSPSARGFFLVLFQIIALDLVFSFDSVITAVGMVQQVPIMITAMSLAMLVMLLSAGAISGFVDRHPTVKILALSFLLMIGVMLVVEGMGGHVSKAYIYFAMFFSLAVELLNLRYRMNRPLPGIKLEGKREAK; from the coding sequence ATGATGGACTTTATTTTTACCGTAGAGGGCCTTACGGCTCTGGCAACTCTTTCAGTGATGGAAATAGTATTGGGTATAGATAATATTATTTTCATTTCTATTCTGGTATCTCAACTGCCCTCAGTTCAACAAAAGAAAGCCCGATCTCTGGGTATTTTTTTGGCGCTTTTTTTGAGGCTTATCCTTTTGTTTTCGATCACCTGGATAATGGGGCTGAAGGATCCATTTTTTACTCTTTTTGAAAAGTCTTTTTCCGGAAGAGATTTGATTCTTCTTGGGGGCGGGCTTTTTTTGATTTTTAAGTCAACGATCGAGATTCATAATAAGGTTGAGAGATCTGAGGAGGTGCCGAGCGTTCACAGTCCCAGTGCGAGGGGATTTTTTTTAGTTCTTTTCCAGATCATCGCTTTGGATCTTGTTTTCTCATTCGATTCAGTTATTACGGCAGTGGGGATGGTACAACAAGTGCCGATTATGATTACGGCCATGTCCTTGGCGATGCTCGTGATGCTACTTTCGGCGGGAGCTATTTCAGGTTTTGTGGATCGGCATCCAACGGTTAAGATTTTGGCATTGTCTTTTCTATTGATGATAGGAGTGATGTTGGTCGTGGAGGGAATGGGCGGGCACGTGAGTAAGGCATATATTTACTTTGCCATGTTTTTTTCTCTGGCCGTCGAATTGTTGAATTTGCGGTACCGGATGAATCGTCCTTTACCAGGTATCAAACTTGAAGGAAAAAGGGAGGCGAAATGA
- a CDS encoding class I SAM-dependent RNA methyltransferase, which translates to MLSSKLEANEFVATVRDISGKGLGVLDLPDGRVLFVPGVWPGDRGRFEPIKMHKRYGFGRLVELIERSPQRTTPPCPHQGTEAGKCGGCPWMIASYDSQLFHKQRLVQNYLERAKVISPTTQILKIASCSQPYGYRNRIQVKSDGKRIGFVSSESKNFAPISDCLTINKKMRSILASLINQLPNRQWNPKEGFLWSFLEFDDAMNPADIIPNQKIPFRQANDEQNELMKSLTKKWASSLDPQLPLIEFFCGSGNFTEIFSALSFCHIFAAENGQESIDQLAQKKLPGVSYEKIDLYRIKNWNSLHRWNHNPKYLFLDPPRGGFPQIDQFCSKFPSLQNMMYVSCDLHAFAADAKKLTSRGWNLQSVQPVDQFPHTPHIELVAQFQREKSQT; encoded by the coding sequence ATGCTAAGTTCCAAGCTTGAAGCAAATGAGTTTGTAGCAACGGTGAGAGATATTTCAGGAAAGGGACTTGGAGTTCTGGATTTGCCTGATGGGAGAGTTCTCTTTGTACCCGGCGTCTGGCCTGGAGACCGCGGACGATTTGAACCGATCAAGATGCACAAAAGATATGGATTTGGTCGCCTTGTGGAACTCATCGAGAGGAGTCCACAACGAACCACGCCACCTTGTCCACATCAAGGCACTGAGGCTGGCAAGTGCGGAGGATGTCCTTGGATGATTGCCAGCTATGACTCCCAGCTCTTTCACAAACAAAGATTAGTTCAAAACTATCTGGAGCGAGCCAAAGTTATTTCCCCTACCACCCAGATCTTGAAAATAGCGAGCTGTTCCCAGCCATACGGCTACCGCAATCGAATTCAAGTGAAATCAGACGGAAAACGCATAGGATTTGTCTCGTCCGAGTCTAAGAATTTTGCGCCCATATCGGATTGCCTCACCATAAACAAAAAGATGCGCTCCATTCTCGCATCACTGATAAATCAACTTCCCAATAGACAATGGAATCCGAAAGAGGGCTTCCTCTGGTCTTTCTTGGAATTTGACGATGCCATGAATCCCGCGGATATTATCCCAAACCAAAAAATACCCTTCCGCCAGGCAAACGACGAACAAAATGAACTCATGAAATCTCTGACAAAGAAGTGGGCCAGCAGCTTAGACCCCCAACTCCCTCTGATTGAGTTCTTTTGTGGCTCAGGAAACTTCACGGAGATTTTCTCTGCCCTCTCCTTTTGTCACATTTTTGCCGCAGAGAATGGACAAGAGTCGATCGACCAGCTAGCTCAGAAGAAACTTCCAGGTGTCTCCTACGAAAAAATAGACCTTTATCGGATAAAAAATTGGAATTCACTCCATCGGTGGAACCATAACCCAAAATATCTGTTTCTGGATCCTCCTCGGGGAGGATTTCCACAAATAGACCAATTCTGTTCCAAATTTCCCTCTCTCCAAAACATGATGTATGTATCATGCGATCTTCATGCCTTTGCGGCTGACGCTAAGAAACTGACGAGCAGAGGTTGGAATCTCCAAAGTGTCCAGCCCGTTGATCAGTTTCCCCACACCCCCCATATCGAACTCGTCGCGCAATTTCAGCGGGAAAAATCTCAAACCTAG
- a CDS encoding RsmB/NOP family class I SAM-dependent RNA methyltransferase produces the protein MDKKIDIKPDRKFGEDFYQYFQEIWADRWPLLYESLLQKERQVLFCPFTENLEADEIEWLKSCLWLTEDRRDWVQQRDREGLLRCYVMDPASVLVGRALEVGISDYVLDMCAAPGGKTLVLAQGLGSEGLLDANEISFSRRKRLIKVIQQYVPRDRRARIFVRGKEGLRYGMSQPDCYTRILVDAPCSGERHLLLSPKELKAWKPSRIKSLAKRQYGLLASALLAIKPGGLIVYSTCALSHEENDGVVERLVARKQGDVEVVFRDTPSPFAEKTKCGWIHLPDRCGFGPLYFSVLKKI, from the coding sequence AAAATTTGGTGAGGATTTTTATCAATATTTTCAAGAGATTTGGGCCGATCGATGGCCACTTCTTTATGAGTCTCTTCTCCAGAAGGAAAGGCAAGTTCTTTTCTGTCCCTTTACTGAAAATTTGGAGGCAGATGAAATTGAATGGTTGAAATCTTGTTTGTGGTTAACCGAGGACCGTCGCGATTGGGTTCAGCAGAGGGATAGGGAGGGTTTGCTCAGGTGCTATGTTATGGACCCAGCCTCGGTGCTAGTTGGAAGAGCTCTAGAGGTGGGAATTTCGGATTATGTACTCGACATGTGCGCGGCTCCTGGAGGGAAAACATTGGTACTCGCGCAGGGGTTGGGGAGCGAAGGTCTTCTTGATGCCAATGAAATTTCTTTTTCTCGACGGAAGAGGTTAATTAAAGTTATTCAGCAGTACGTTCCCCGGGATCGACGGGCGAGGATTTTTGTCAGGGGAAAAGAGGGACTCAGGTACGGAATGAGCCAGCCGGATTGTTATACACGTATTCTGGTTGATGCGCCCTGTTCGGGGGAGAGACACTTGTTGTTGTCTCCTAAAGAGTTAAAAGCTTGGAAGCCGAGTCGGATTAAATCTTTGGCAAAACGTCAGTACGGTCTGCTGGCCTCTGCACTTTTGGCTATCAAACCGGGGGGGCTCATTGTTTATTCGACTTGCGCCCTGAGCCATGAAGAGAACGACGGCGTTGTAGAGCGATTGGTAGCGCGCAAGCAAGGCGATGTCGAAGTTGTCTTTAGGGACACACCCAGCCCATTCGCCGAAAAGACCAAGTGTGGCTGGATTCATTTGCCTGATCGTTGTGGGTTTGGACCACTCTATTTTTCTGTTTTAAAAAAAATCTAG